In the Ilumatobacteraceae bacterium genome, one interval contains:
- the argC gene encoding N-acetyl-gamma-glutamyl-phosphate reductase, producing the protein MVAVGIIGASGFTGAELLRLAAQHPELEVVYATGDSQAGVRAAELYPSLAAVYPDLVFESFDLERARGLDLVFLGLPHAASMAMAPQLVGSVGCVVDLSAAFRLKDPVHYPTYYGFDHDQLGLLADAVFGLPELHRSELHGASLIATPGCHVTTAVLALRPLVDAGLIETTGITVDTMTGITGAGRAPSATNMFTSIDSNVEAYGLLHHRHTPEIEQELGAQVLFTPHLVPMSRGLFATCHARPAPGVELSTGMLLETLRSRWSDEPFMVVTDGSPSTKATLGSNAVHVSAAYDARTGTVLAFAALDNLTKGASGGAVHAANVALGLDETAGLASIGLAP; encoded by the coding sequence ATGGTCGCGGTCGGCATCATCGGCGCGTCGGGATTCACCGGAGCAGAACTCCTCCGGCTCGCCGCGCAACATCCGGAACTCGAGGTCGTGTACGCGACGGGGGACTCACAGGCGGGCGTCCGAGCCGCCGAACTCTACCCGAGCCTTGCCGCCGTCTACCCCGACCTCGTGTTCGAATCGTTCGACCTCGAACGGGCGCGAGGGCTCGATCTGGTGTTCCTCGGTCTGCCTCACGCCGCCTCGATGGCGATGGCGCCGCAGCTCGTCGGCAGCGTGGGCTGTGTGGTCGATCTGTCGGCCGCATTCCGGCTGAAGGATCCGGTGCACTATCCGACCTACTACGGCTTCGACCACGACCAGCTCGGGCTGCTCGCCGACGCCGTGTTCGGGTTGCCCGAACTCCACCGCTCCGAACTGCACGGTGCGTCGCTCATCGCGACACCCGGATGCCACGTGACCACCGCCGTCCTGGCCCTGCGGCCGCTCGTCGATGCCGGGCTGATCGAGACCACCGGCATCACCGTCGACACGATGACGGGAATCACCGGGGCCGGGCGGGCGCCGAGCGCGACCAACATGTTCACGTCGATCGACTCCAACGTCGAGGCCTACGGGCTGCTGCATCACCGGCACACCCCCGAGATCGAGCAGGAGTTGGGAGCCCAGGTGCTGTTCACGCCGCACCTCGTCCCGATGAGTCGTGGCCTGTTCGCCACGTGCCACGCCAGGCCGGCTCCCGGCGTCGAACTCTCGACCGGGATGTTGCTCGAGACGCTGAGGTCGCGCTGGAGCGACGAACCGTTCATGGTCGTGACCGACGGATCGCCGTCGACCAAGGCGACCCTCGGCTCGAACGCGGTTCACGTCAGCGCCGCCTACGACGCCCGCACCGGCACGGTGCTGGCGTTCGCCGCCCTCGACAACCTCACGAAGGGCGCCTCCGGAGGGGCCGTGCACGCTGCGAACGTGGCGCTCGGCCTCGACGAGACCGCCGGACTCGCATCGATCGGTCTGGCCCCGTGA
- the argB gene encoding acetylglutamate kinase yields MPDTGDMDAAGVKAAVLVEALPYIRRFAGQVVVVKYGGNALAGTSDHDALALFAEDIVLMRLVGMRPVVVHGGGPQISEMMQRLGKTTEFVDGLRVTDAETVSIARMVLKGQVNPQLVAAINVHGNFAVGVSGVDGGLIRAAPRNEALGYVGDVTHVNPAVLHGLLDDEFIPVIATIGSDDTGQAYNINADTVAGAIAESLEAEKLVYLTDIEGLRREVNDAASLIRQTDADELDSLVRDGTIAGGMIPKVASCTHAVRNGVRNAHILDGRIAHVLLLEIFTDSGIGTMIRGTQEATS; encoded by the coding sequence ATGCCCGACACCGGAGACATGGACGCCGCCGGCGTCAAGGCCGCCGTCCTCGTCGAGGCGCTGCCGTACATCCGTCGGTTCGCCGGACAGGTGGTCGTCGTCAAGTACGGCGGCAACGCGCTGGCGGGCACCTCGGATCACGACGCGCTCGCCCTGTTCGCCGAGGACATCGTCCTGATGCGCCTCGTGGGGATGCGTCCGGTCGTCGTCCACGGCGGCGGGCCGCAGATCAGCGAGATGATGCAGCGCCTCGGCAAGACGACCGAGTTCGTCGACGGGCTCCGGGTCACCGACGCCGAGACGGTCAGCATCGCCAGGATGGTGCTCAAAGGTCAGGTCAACCCGCAGCTGGTCGCCGCGATCAACGTGCACGGCAACTTCGCCGTCGGCGTGAGCGGCGTCGACGGGGGCCTGATCCGGGCGGCGCCGCGCAACGAAGCGCTCGGCTACGTCGGCGACGTCACACACGTCAATCCCGCGGTGCTCCACGGTCTGCTCGACGACGAGTTCATCCCCGTGATCGCCACCATCGGATCCGACGACACGGGGCAGGCCTACAACATCAACGCCGACACCGTCGCCGGAGCGATCGCCGAGTCGCTCGAAGCCGAGAAACTCGTGTACCTGACCGACATCGAGGGCCTCCGCCGCGAGGTGAACGACGCGGCGAGTCTGATCCGTCAGACCGACGCCGACGAACTCGACTCGCTGGTTCGCGACGGCACGATCGCCGGGGGCATGATCCCCAAGGTCGCGAGCTGCACACACGCCGTGCGCAACGGTGTCCGCAACGCCCACATCCTCGACGGCCGGATCGCCCACGTCCTGCTGCTCGAGATCTTCACCGATTCGGGCATCGGCACGATGATCCGAGGCACGCAGGAGGCCACCTCATGA
- a CDS encoding acetylornithine/succinylornithine family transaminase → MTHTFDTAAMAACPFMPVFGAPALSMERGLGTELWDTDGKRYLDFLGGIAVTSLGHANPVIAEAISRQASTLLHVSNFFTNPQATAAAVKVNELLEAATGHAGQLFFTNSGAESNECALKLARKWGGRGRHTVVSAFGSFHGRTLATLAATGQPAKHEPFAPMPDGFKHVAWGDLDELRASVDSSVAAVIIEPIQGEGGVNPAPAGYLQGVRDICDEVGALMIVDEIQTGFARTGHWFGFEIDGVSPDVVTLAKAMGNGMPVGACWARTEVAAVFEPGDHGSTYSGTAIATAAVSAVVDEMRRIDAPALATAKGERLSGLLLELPQVTSVRGAGLILGVQLVEGIDAPAVYRRLTELGLICNAVNGSTLRLLPPITVSDDELVEAVGLIRQALLEAAG, encoded by the coding sequence ATGACCCACACCTTCGACACCGCCGCCATGGCGGCGTGCCCGTTCATGCCGGTGTTCGGCGCGCCGGCGCTGAGTATGGAACGTGGTCTCGGTACCGAGCTCTGGGACACCGACGGCAAGCGCTATCTCGACTTCCTCGGCGGGATCGCCGTCACCTCGCTGGGCCACGCCAACCCCGTCATCGCCGAGGCGATCAGCAGGCAGGCGTCGACGTTGCTCCACGTCAGCAACTTCTTCACGAACCCACAGGCCACGGCCGCCGCCGTCAAGGTGAACGAACTGCTCGAGGCAGCGACGGGCCATGCGGGCCAGTTGTTCTTCACGAACTCGGGTGCCGAGTCGAACGAGTGTGCGCTCAAGCTCGCCCGCAAATGGGGTGGTCGTGGCCGCCACACCGTCGTGAGCGCGTTCGGGAGTTTCCACGGTCGCACCCTGGCGACGCTCGCCGCCACCGGTCAACCGGCGAAACACGAGCCGTTCGCGCCGATGCCCGACGGCTTCAAGCACGTGGCGTGGGGCGATCTCGACGAACTCCGTGCCTCGGTCGACTCGTCGGTCGCTGCCGTGATCATCGAACCGATCCAGGGCGAGGGTGGCGTCAACCCTGCGCCGGCCGGCTATCTGCAGGGCGTCCGCGACATCTGCGACGAGGTCGGCGCGCTGATGATCGTCGACGAGATCCAGACCGGTTTCGCCCGCACCGGCCACTGGTTCGGGTTCGAGATCGACGGGGTCAGCCCCGACGTGGTGACCCTGGCCAAGGCGATGGGCAACGGCATGCCGGTCGGTGCGTGCTGGGCCCGTACCGAGGTCGCTGCCGTCTTCGAACCCGGTGACCACGGCAGCACGTACAGCGGCACCGCGATCGCGACCGCTGCCGTGAGCGCCGTCGTCGACGAGATGCGGCGGATCGATGCGCCGGCTCTCGCCACGGCGAAGGGTGAACGGCTGTCCGGACTGCTGCTCGAGCTGCCGCAGGTGACCTCGGTCCGCGGTGCCGGACTGATCCTCGGCGTGCAGCTGGTGGAGGGCATCGACGCGCCCGCCGTGTACCGGCGCCTGACCGAGCTCGGACTGATCTGCAACGCGGTGAACGGCTCGACGCTCCGACTGCTCCCGCCGATCACGGTCAGCGACGACGAGTTGGTCGAAGCGGTCGGGCTCATCCGTCAGGCGCTGCTGGAGGCGGCAGGATGA
- the argF gene encoding ornithine carbamoyltransferase, whose product MTRSFLDVTDCTPDEIRALLDLAERPIESLGRPLAGQGAALIFEKPSNRTRHSTEMAVVQLGGHPVYTRGEEVGFDVREPVEDIARVLAGYHGLLAARVFDHDVAVRLASTGDVPVVNMLSDRSHPLQAVADALTMRQHLGDLAGKTVAYVGDYNNVSRSLGEIAAMLGMHVRFACPNGFDADESELERLLVLGAPSVSQSARPAEAVAGAHAVHTDTWVSMGQEDDKDARRQAFEGYTVDAEMMRGADPTAVFMHCLPAYRGFEVSADVIDGPPSVVFEQAHNRMHAARAVMAFLLGVR is encoded by the coding sequence ATGACCCGCTCGTTCCTCGACGTCACCGACTGCACCCCCGACGAGATCCGGGCCCTCCTCGACCTGGCCGAACGGCCGATCGAGTCGCTCGGTCGGCCGCTCGCCGGTCAGGGCGCTGCGCTCATCTTCGAGAAGCCGTCGAACCGGACCCGCCATTCGACGGAGATGGCGGTCGTGCAGCTCGGCGGCCACCCGGTGTACACCCGCGGTGAAGAGGTCGGCTTCGACGTGCGCGAGCCCGTCGAGGACATCGCCCGGGTGCTGGCCGGCTATCACGGGCTGCTCGCCGCGCGGGTCTTCGACCACGACGTCGCCGTGAGGCTGGCGTCGACGGGCGACGTGCCGGTCGTCAACATGTTGAGCGACCGGTCGCACCCGCTCCAGGCGGTCGCCGACGCCCTGACGATGCGGCAGCACCTCGGTGACCTCGCCGGAAAGACCGTTGCCTACGTCGGCGACTACAACAACGTGTCGCGGTCGCTCGGCGAGATCGCCGCGATGCTCGGTATGCACGTCCGCTTCGCCTGCCCCAACGGGTTCGACGCCGACGAATCCGAACTGGAGCGTCTGCTCGTGCTCGGTGCTCCGTCGGTCTCGCAGTCGGCGCGCCCGGCCGAGGCCGTCGCCGGTGCGCACGCGGTGCACACCGACACGTGGGTGTCGATGGGGCAGGAAGACGACAAGGACGCGCGCCGGCAGGCGTTCGAGGGGTACACGGTCGATGCCGAGATGATGCGTGGGGCCGATCCAACCGCCGTGTTCATGCACTGTCTCCCCGCCTACCGGGGGTTCGAGGTCAGTGCCGACGTCATCGACGGGCCGCCGAGCGTCGTGTTCGAGCAGGCGCACAACCGCATGCACGCCGCTCGCGCCGTGATGGCATTCCTCCTGGGGGTCCGATGA